A segment of the Psilocybe cubensis strain MGC-MH-2018 chromosome 5, whole genome shotgun sequence genome:
GTGGCACGCCTTTCATTGATCGACTCTGAATCCTCATTTGTTGCATATTAGTTTCGTTTTTGGCCATTATACCCTTAGCAAAAGTGGGTCCTAGTACGATTGTTGATACCCAATTCGCTCATTTAGAGTCGACttattgtcaagttgttGGGATTTGCTACTGAAGAACTTTCGCTAAGAGTTGGGCAGACGTTAGCTGGACTTCTCAACGCAACATTGGTGAGCCGTATCCTCAGGGTTTCTTTTAACTTGAAATAACGTAATCTCTTCTACTAGGGCAATGCGTAAGCTTTCTTGTTCGCAAATAGATACTGATACATTTCTCACTATTTGCTTCAGCGTAGAACTTATCGTCGCTGTAAGCAAGGCGGCCTTTTTGTGGGATAATGTGACTGAAGTACAGAAAATATCTAGATCATTGCCTTGGTTCAATGTGAACTTCGTGTGGTTCAGGCGTCGTGTAAGTTGATGATTTTTTACTACGTCATGATGTTCTCGAAGAAGACTGCCAAATCGAAACACGATCGTTTTTACTTTGTCATGTGTTACTGTCAAACGTGTGCTAATGTTTCTATTTTATGCTAATAGTGGTGGGATCCATCCTTAGTAATCTGCGTAAGCGCCCAACTGTCGCGCCTATTTCCTGATCGATGGATTAAcccttttgtctttcttaGTTCTTGTTCTCGGGATGTGCTTCTTTGCCGGCGGCATGAAGTACTCTGAACAAGGTTTCGGAATAAGTGCGTGTGTTTTTTTCCCTGGGATAGCCGCCCAAGCTTATGGGGAATCTGTGATAGGCGCCGTCCAATTAAATTCATCCCTATTGACAATTAGTGTCATTGCTGTCCTTCTCCCTGCCGCTTTCCACTTTGCTGCGGACCCAGCGCTCTCAGATGACCAAGAAAAACATGATATCTTGGCAGTTAGTCATGGCGTGAGTTATTGTTGTTTCTTCAAGTATCAATTACCATCTGAATATTACAACGATAGGTCGCCGTTATACTTCTGATAAGTAAGCGCCCCATTGCTGCATAGTACTTTCATTGTAGTTGACTGATTGATTAACTATAAAACAGTCTACGGTGCATATCTTAGTTTCCAGCTATACTCCCATACTGCACTGTATCAAGACAAAGGGAAACACACCATTGTCAGCACTGGTTATGACTCGCCTAAGTTCAGGATGCAAGGCTTAAAAAATTTCCGCCACCGTCACGATGACGTACATAGTACTGATATCGAATCGACTGCACAAAGACTTGGTGGCCCAGCATCTGTAGAGAGTAGTACAACTTTACACAATGGAGGACCGCACATACAACAATTCGGTCTTGCAAGTCCTAATGGTAACAACTTGAATGTCGCTGCTGTAGAAAAGGCCCAGGAAAATgtagaggaggaagaggaaaagcCTTCTCTAAGCATCGTCGTCACTGTCGGCCTGTTAATAACCGTCACTATTGTAAGCTACTTGCATTGGTCCGTCAAAGTAATGACTAATAATATCTGGTCAACCAGTTGGTCGCGGTTACTGCTGAATGGTTGGTTGATTCTATAGACGGCATGACGAGCAACGGAAAAATCTCCAAAGAATTCGTCGGTATGATTCTGCTGCCCATTGTAGGCAACGCAGCAGGTCAGCTTCATCATGATTACGTTCAAGCAAACACCAAGGCTAACAGTTCATCGAATAGAGCACGTAACTGCAGTTACCGTGTCTGTTAAGGATAAATTGAACCTCAGTATTGGCGTCGCCGTCGGTTCCAGCATCGTGAGTACAGGGTGAATCATACCATAATACCTTCAGTAAACTAATGATTGTTCTTCATTGAATAGCAAATTGCACTCTTCGTCATTCCGTGCGTTTTATCCTCTGTATTAATGAAAGGGGTCTAATGAGCTTACTCTACTTGCAGTTTCATTGTTGTTTTAGGGTGGATCCTTGGGAAACCAATGACCTTGCTGTTCGATCCTTACGAATCTGTGACCATGTTTCTGGCAGGTGTGTTGGGCTCGAGTAATTAGTAATTCACTGTCTCATCTCTCCTTCCCAGTTCTTACAGTGAACTACGTTGTTCAAGATGGCAAATCAAATTGGCTAGAGGGCTTTCTTCTTATGGGTAAGCTTTATAGCATTTCGTCTTATTTCAATAAAACTCCTTTGTTCATCCTACTCTATAGGTCTGTACTTTATCTTGGCAGTTACCTTTTGGTTCTATCCTGGTATGATTTCTTTTAACGCCGGGTTTTTGAAGTATCACTGAGAGATGTGCTCCAATTAGGCTCCGATCCTTTTGGGCTCCTTGATAAATGCTGAAAATCTTGACATATATTTATTCCCCAAACCTTGCCCCATCTTGTTACCCTATTCGCATAACGACCATTCAGGCGAACATACTGTAGTAAACCAAGGGTATCCAAATTCATGTATAACGACATAGCACACAAACGTATAGTTTTGTTACTCGCAGATGATATACTTACTTTTCCATTATACCCATGTATTTTTAATATTTGTCATAGATTTCTTGTTCAATTCATCTTCATATAAACTTCCAAAtgagaaagacaaaaaaaagtcaCAATTTTGCTTTTGCAGCAGAATCTTCAAGGGTCactgcagcagcagcaagagCAATCGTGTTACGCTCCTTTACTTTCGCGGCTATAAAACATCAGAGTTCAGCGTCAAAGAACCGAGTTGGTTGGGTGGGCTTTTACTTACTGAAGATAACcttctggccttctttccacaTTTCTGTAACAATGGTTTCGCCAGGGTACACAACACCGGCAAAGCTTAGATTGCCTCATTAGACGAAACGAAGAGTGGCTGGTAAGGTTTAAGGCTGCGTACCGAACTTTGATATCTTTGTAAGGCCCAAAAGCTTTCAAGACATGCTTGCCCGCTATCCCCATTGAGCACAGCCCATGAAGAATGGGTTGGTCAAAGCCGCCAATGGCCGCAAACTCAGGAAGGATCTAAAGAAAACATCGTCAAGCCCATGCAGTGGTGGTATGGAACCAATGAAACCTACATGAAGAGGGTTAGAATCTCCACTTAGGCTGTGTTCATGATTCCTATCAGTAACGAGGTTTCGGAGACGCATATACAAGGAGAAACTGACCGGTAGAGAGCGGCTTGGGATGTGCTAGTCTTCTCCTCAATTACAGCGTCTGGGCTGCGTTTGGGTGGTGTGTTGGCAGCAGAAGCAGCCCCACGATCTGGTATTATTAACGAAGTATAAGACCAATAGAACCAACGCTATGATGGCATGGATTCGTCTGACCGTTTCCATTACGTTTCCCACCAAAGCCGCCAGCTCCTCGAATGAACACCGTTGACTGATTCTCAAAGATCAGTTCACCAGTATTTTTGTCCCTTGTTTCGATTATTGATGTAACCGCAGCTGCTTTGCCCTTGTCAAGGACCTCCAAGATTCTGTGCATTCCAAATTTATGAATAAGTGACGTGTGATGAAATGAGGGATAACTGTGAGCGACCTAGCCTCACTAACGAGTTCCCCAGATGTTGGAATTGGCCCCTTGATATTCAGGTACTGCTCTCCGTGCAACAGTTTGGCCTGTGAGATGAAACCAGAGTTAGATCCCTCTACTAGCAGATATAAAAGTGGGAGCGCACAGGGTTGAAGTTAGGCAGCCAGTCAAGCGGGAGTGCTGCACTGCAGGCAAACTGGGGAATGACGCCGAACGTGGGCAAAGCGGAGAACTCGTCGTCTCCTTCAAAGGTCCATTTAAGCTCTTTCTCTGTAGCACCTATTCCAAGGTTGTAGAGAATCACGTCACGCTGTGAGATTTTGTGGTTAGCATAACGCTCTGGTGCGGGAAACAGTGTCTTGAACCTCAGTGTATGAATAGGGGACAGGATCTGCCACCTCTTTCTTCGCATCTCGTACGAGTTGAGAGTCCTCTGGATCAGAGAAGGCATTTGGGTCTTTGAAGGAAGTCATTATGCTGTCAATCGGTCGTTAAAAGGCAAGGTAGTAGTTCGACGTTCAATGTTCAACCGTCCAGAAAGCGGGGAACGGATTCTGAGAAGAAAATCACATGCCAATTCCACCGATGACGCTCATCCAGAAACGTCTGATTGCTGGAGTCTTAGACGTTGTGAGGTTCCGGCGCACGCATGGTTAAAAAAGTTTTTCACGAGATATCATTGATGGGAAGTGTCAGTAAGAGTGTTCGCCTCACTCAAAGTAATTTTATTATTTCCATACTGTACATCATTGTTCGGTAGGGGGTTGTATTGCATGTAGGAACCAGAGAACGATAACATTGGGATGATGCATATTATACAAATAGAACAGAATATTGATAAAGGGTATGGATAGATATAATTACAGTTTCGCCTTGACAGCGTCGCCCTTGTTCCCAAAGTTCTCCACAAGCTAGTAAGATCATGTCAGTGACATTGCAAATCTGGTTAAAAATGCGACTAATACCTGTTGAATAGCTTCTTGTGTAGATGATGGATTAGTTGCGCGACCATCATCTAAAAACATTTTTGTCAGAGATATTAGAAATGGTAAATGGGAAGAGGGCCTACCGAAGTTGGTGATATTACTCCACTTCGCGAAGACATCTTCGATGGTATATGGCTTGTTTGTAGGGAAACCATATCCACCAGATCTCTGCCAACGTGTCTGAGCTGCCCATCCACCAAGGATTTCAAACAAGTCTCCGGTTGTTGATTCATTGTCTATGAGCAGGTCGCCGTCAACCtttggaaaaaaaaatggaatgAGAGATTAAATAATACCTTTGCTGCTCAAGTATCCAACGATAGGAGCGATGAAGTCAGGCTAATAGATTCCTTAGAACTGATTCTTATAACTTTATTGCTGAATTTTCAAACCTTGAAAGCATCAACCATATCTTGGGGCCTGCAAAGTTTTTTTTATTTAATATAACGTCTTGACTTCAGAAATAAAATAACATACCAGATAGTGCTGGTCATGGCAGTACCAGCAGAGGGAGCAATTGCGTTGGCCAGAATGTTATACTTCTTGCCCTCAATTGCCAGAGTGCGGGTAAGACCAGTGATTCCGGCTTTTGCAGTTGAATACTATGGATGTTTCATCAGTCAGTGAGTTGACAGGAAAAAGCCAAAATTATTACGTTTGCTTGTCCGAAGTTACCGTCTAGGAAAGGCGTCAGGCGTGAACTGATAATCCAGAAAACAAAACGTACAAATTCCAACTTGGGAGCAGGTAGTTACGATGCGTCcgtatttttgtttttggaaGATAGGCCAGACGGCTTTAGCACACTAACAATTGATAAATATGACATGTTCCCAAAAGGAATCAGTGGAGAAATACTTTGTAGGTTCCACTGTAAACCTAGGTGAGCACGCTAGTCATGAATATGTATAACTTTAAGCACGGACCGAAGATGGACGGCAAGAACGATGTCCCACTCTTGCTCAGTCATAGCTTGGAAAGACTTGTCGCGCAAAATACCGGCGTTGGCAATGAGAACATGGACAGATCCAAACTTCTCCAAGGCGACCTGCACAATCTTCTCGGCATCTTCAACAGAGCACACGGCGGCAGCGGCCTTTCCACCGGCTATACGATGCCGTTGACGAAAGAAAATTTTGTAAAGATAAAGGACTGCTTACCCTTGACAATTTCATCAACGACAGCGCCAGCTGCGTTGGCGTTGACATCGTTGACAACAACGTTGGCACCAAGCTTGGCATACATCAGAGCATATGCACGTCCCAGaccagctccagctccagtGATGATGACAGTCTGTCCATCGAAACGAACGGCAGGAGATGCCTGAACGTTAGGAGGGAGTTTCTTCGCGGCCTCTAGTTTACCCTGTGGTGAGAGAGATCAGTATATAGATATTTTCCCTAAACCAGGGGAAATACCAGAGAGTCGACATCGGTCACGGCAGTTGGGCTATGATGTCATAGGTTAGACATATCTAGGCGATAAAACGGAAGGCGTACTAATATGGCTTGCTGAAGTCTGTCACTTCGTCCCATTTGGCTTTCACCTAATAAGAAAATCAGATGCACTAAGTCAATACTAATAGAATAATTACTTACAGCTGAAGGAGTAAAGCTATCATCAGTCTTGAAGATAGCACCGTTGCTCCTCTCCCATCGCACTTCAGCAATGAAGCCAGCCCCGACCTCGAATATTTTGCCGGAAGCATCGGGTCCGTCAGGGTGGGAAATAGCAGCAACGAAAGGTGCAACATAATCAGGCTACGATTTGCGTGAATATATGAAATGTGGAAGAGGATATAGGACGCACGCTAAGATTAGCCAACATTTCAGGAGGCATGATGGTTTCGGTCATGGCTGAAGCGGCCATCTATCAAAGAAGATTGGTCAAGTTGGATTCGCTAAACGCAGATATTGAAATGTGAAGAAGGACATACAGGAGCAATGACAGTAGATTTGATGTTATATTTAGCACCTTCACGAGCGAGCGTTTTGGTGAATGCAACCAGCGCCATCTTGGCCGCGCTATAGTTCGCCTGGCCGAAATTGCCTAATGATATTGATATACATATTAAAAAAATGAACCGCAGAATGTCAAAGTAAATGAAGAGCGCACCGTACAAACCAGCAGCGCTAGCGGTGTTGATGACACGGCCAAACTTTTGCTTGCGGAAGAGGGGCCAGGCAGCTTTAGTGCACGCGAAAGCACCCTTCAGGTGGACCTCGGTAATCTGATCCCATTCCTTGTCAGACATGTTCTTGAATCTGAAGAACATTTAGTGTTAGGTTCAGATGCGCACTCTAGTTCAGACTGACCCCTTGTCTCTCAGGATACCGGCGTTGTTAATGAGAATAGTGACGGTTCCGAACGCGTCTACGGCGCTCTTGATAATGGCGGCTCCATCTGACACAGACGAAGTGTTGGCAACGGCCTTGCCTCCAGCTAAAGACCCGAGATCAGTGACTTGGACACAAAGCGGGTATTCTTAAATCTACCCACCGGCGACAATCTCATCGACAACCTTCTGCGCAGCGGCAGCGTTGAAATCGTTCACGACGACATTGGCGCCTCGAGAAGCAAAAAGGAGTGAGTACCTAGAATCAAACGCAGAACAACATCAGCCTCTCTTGTTCCAGCTGGAAGGGTCCAAATTATAGAGGAATACGTACGCCTTTCCAAGTCCTCCGCCAGCACCGGTAACAACGACTGTATGGCCTTTGAAAGAAGCAGACATATTATGATTATTTTTGAGGAAGGACAGGAGAGATGATGTGGAGAAACGGGGTGAAGATTCAGTTTATATCCGGACGCCGAACATGTGAAAAGCCCGAGGAAATGACCGGCTATTGATAACGTAATGGGCTCATCCGTCTGGGTGGTTACCGACGACCGTAGCTCCCGTTCCGTCTTCACATGAAGGAAGGCGGGTTCTGTCTTCTTGACATTAAGCAATGGTCATAGGAGAGACATAAATATTTTCGTATCGGAGCGACTCGCGCTATGCGTAATATACAGGCGTAAGAACAAAGGACTGTACTATATCATGCATAGCATGAGAGTGAAGAGGCAGGTTTCGTGACGAAAGAGAGAGGGTCAAGGTGTCAAGGCAAGGGTACGTAAAAGATTCCCCATATTGGAGACATCGGCTCTGGCAGCAgaacaaatgaaaaataacCATATTTAAATGCACTTTCAGGAATCAgttgaaaaaaatgaatttaagaaaaaaagataaTGGTACAGAGTAACAAAAGAAAACGAGAAACGACAGAGTGTAAGAGAGCGTCGAGTCGAGGGCGTAATTCATAACAGAGTATATGTGACCCAGAGTGAGCATAGAGTTATGGCGGCATGCGTGGGCATTAGAGTGCGGTTCGGTGAGAGTCGGTGAGTCTAGGGTTTTTGTTGACTGGAAATAAATggggaggaagaaaggggGAAAGGAAGGGGTTATGGCGATAGCAATAAAAAAGCAGATGATATCAAGACCGAGGTAAATGCAACGTCCGGTGAGATGCCGAATCAGACTGGATGGTATGCAGATGGAAAACaccaaagaagagaagagataTGAGATATGGATGATCGACGAGATGGTTGGATATTTCAAGTACAGATGCTAGGACACGTCGGAATCCGAAATGGGGGAGTGAATGTGCACAAAGTACAAAGCCTGAAGACGGCTTATTGAGTTAGAATCATGGATTCTGGGACGGCCGCGTTTGTTGTCTCGACATGGTTTTTAGCCCAGTTGATAGCGAACACGGATGCCTTGAGGAACTTCTTATTTGCATACTTTTTGCACACATATTGCTTGTTGAAGTTGTCTTCTGTTAACTTCTCGACGAGAAGGTTGTGTCCTGGAATGAGTTGTTCTTCCGTGTATCCAGAAAAGAACACAAATGCTTCGTTCTAAAAAGATCATTTAGTCACATGATGTTGAACAGGATGCACGAGGGAATCGCGTGTCTGGAGTTGAAAGAATAAAAGGATGCACATACCCAATCACCACCTAACATCTTCCGTGCACAATACATGCCAACTGCAGCGACAAGATTGGGTTTCACCCGGAGGAATCGGTAGTCGAGCAGTGTTACTTCTGTCAGGAACTTGCTGAGTGTCCTTGTTTGAATATCATAGTCGTCGGCTTTGCTGatcttcctcatccaacTGTACGGAGAACAGTAGTGTGATATACGGAATTCTAGAGTCTGCAGCATAATCCGTTCGCCCTTTAGAATCTCCTCTTTGGTATAACCATTCTCCGTCATGAACACAAATTCCTCCACGGAAGGGGCAAGGATCTCCTCGTATTTGGCGGCGATGAACATAGCTGTAACGCCAACCAACTGCAGCTTCAACAATGAAACAACTCGTTTAGTGAGGAATCGATCAACGATGTTCACTGCTATCCACAAGGTTTCCGGAAGCATATGATAGCGCAGGTGAACCTGCAAAAGCCAATCGACTAAAGTCTGGCGCATGCCCCATGATATTTCATTTTGCCCGTCCATATAATTTGGATTCGGCATAACTTCGTCCTAACAAAGCCATCAGTCATCTTATTCGAACGGTTAAACATTATTCTTACTTCAAGTTCGCACATATATTCGAAAATCTCTTCAGAATATTCAGAGACCATCGTTGTGTCGTACACATCGATCTCATCCTCGAATCGAGAGCGAATGACCTGCACTTCCTTTTGGTACCGTAGGGCTCGCTCAGTCTCCACATCGGGCCAAACTCGCGGAGGTTTAGCTTCTACAGGCTGTAGGGACttatcatcttcctcttcatccggCTCAGCCTCGCTGTCGATACCGATCATGGCCTCCACTTCCTGTTCGTTCACCAAtaattcttcttcgtcatagTCGTGTGCAATATCTTCTTCGACCTCCATTTCGCTATGGAGATCTTCCCGCACCTCtatttcctcctccaaaatCTGCTCGGTGAGTACTTTGGAAGAGCGTTTAGGAGGTGCTGGCACGCGTGTTCGAACAGGGAGGGTGCGCGCATTAACAGCGTTTGTAACGGGAGGAGCAACTTGACCTCGTCCAGGACCCAGTGGCACTCGCTGTGCCAGAGTAGTCGAGTTAGACCGACCGCGCTTTAGACCggtttcttccttttctttccctaACCCTGATTTTGATATGGCATCCTGAAGATGAGAGGGATTATCGTTAGACATTGTGGCTCGGACATGCGAACAACATGTATACCTTTCGGTTTACGGCTGCGGTGGTCACCTCGCTCAGCGCTTGACGCGTAGCCGTGCTCCTAAGGGCTTCACTCTTCCCAGCAGTGAACCGGAATGGACCTTGAGTTCCTCCGGCGGAGGCTTGTCGAACATGTCTGCTCATCGCGTTCTCGTCGGCTTTCGCACGCTGAGCCAAAGTGCGTCGCTGTGGCAGCTAATGGATGAAACACATTAGCTAGACAGATAGATCAGTAAAGGAGAAGACATACGCGGACATTATTCGTGGCCATGTTATGAATGGGAGTGGGTAAGATGGTTGAAGTAAGGGTTTGAGGTTAGTGGCCGTGCTCTTAGATATCGACAAGGATCCAGACGGAAAACTTGGACCTTTGTTGATGGAAGTAACtgggaaaggaaaagggagagaaagaATTCGAACAAAGTCCGCTAGTCAAGGTCAAAGACAATCGTCAGCCTCAAACAGAACgacaagaaacagaaacTCAACCACCTTCCGCTCGAACAACGATCACGTGTGAGCCACAACTTCACCAAATAACGCGTCGCAGGACGCGTCCATACATTATTCTCACGTTTCTTACGTCACCCAAACAAACCCATGATATCATAAAATTTTCTACACTGTCTACGATCCAAGGACGAGTCCACACTATTTCTTTATCGCCCAAACGCTCCAAATCTCTTGAGCTTTTCACGTTCTTTCCAATCGAGTCCAGATATTGACGTGTCTGTGTCTGCGGGGGGTGACTTCATACCCAATCCGCTGCGATTCTGACTTGATTTCAGTTCCAGTGGTTCAACGAGTCCGATCCTACCATCCTCTGGATCTGAAGGTGCTCCTAACGACGTCCCTGGAGCCCAACCTTGTTGCATGAGCAAGCGATGTCCAATATTCTCTGGTGGTAATGGAGTAGGTGGTTGGGATGTAACCGAGTTCGGAACTTGCTCCTCAGCTCCAGTTAGCGCTGGCTGCAGCTTTCTAGTGGTTTCCGTTGTTATGCTTGCAACACCCGGGCTATCAGGTCGAGAAGCAGGATGGAGGAGCCGTCGACGGGCGGCCCGGTCGACGTACTCAGATTTAGTAATTGGCGCCGTCGAAGTGGAGGCGTGCTGTGAATCGTTGTGACGGGTCAGGAGACTCCGCTTCAACATGGTGAGAGCTTTTTTCGGGTCTTTTTCCATGGTCGCAAAACCAGGCGAGGCCGCCGAGGTATCTGAATCTATTCCAGCAGCGTCTCTCGTTCGCTTCATAGAAGCCTTTTTTGGTACTGGGAACAACGGAATCTCTCCGTCTTCTGTCAGTGCGCAATCACCGCAAGGTCTCTGATTGTCGTGGATGTGTACTTCGAATGTCGTAGTTCCCAGCTTCAATTGGTCAGAGTGTCGTAGTCGTTTTGGTATGCTTGCCATTCGTGGCTGCGATAGTCGAGTACCAATACCCTCTGAATCGGGAGACATTGTCCCCGGACGCAAGAACGTCCCATGCATAGAGCCCATATCAACTATGTTCCACTCCTTCCGTG
Coding sequences within it:
- a CDS encoding Vacuolar calcium ion transporter codes for the protein MQSLKAILCASWLNVLLIFIPVSWALHFALPHSFANRDTIIFVFSFLAIIPLAKSRLIVKLLGFATEELSLRVGQTLAGLLNATLGNAVELIVAIIALVQCELRVVQASLVGSILSNLLLVLGMCFFAGGMKYSEQGFGISAVQLNSSLLTISVIAVLLPAAFHFAADPALSDDQEKHDILAVSHGVAVILLIIYGAYLSFQLYSHTALYQDKGKHTIVSTGYDSPKFRMQGLKNFRHRHDDVHSTDIESTAQRLGGPASVESSTTLHNGGPHIQQFGLASPNGNNLNVAAVEKAQENVEEEEEKPSLSIVVTVGLLITVTILVAVTAEWLVDSIDGMTSNGKISKEFVGMILLPIVGNAAGWILGKPMTLLFDPYESVTMFLAVLTVNYVVQDGKSNWLEGFLLMGLYFILAVTFWFYPGSDPFGLLDKC
- a CDS encoding Peroxisomal hydratase-dehydrogenase-epimerase, producing MSASFKGHTVVVTGAGGGLGKAYSLLFASRGANVVVNDFNAAAAQKVVDEIVAVTDLGSLAGGKAVANTSSVSDGAAIIKSAVDAFGTVTILINNAGILRDKGFKNMSDKEWDQITEVHLKGAFACTKAAWPLFRKQKFGRVINTASAAGLYGNFGQANYSAAKMALVAFTKTLAREGAKYNIKSTVIAPMAASAMTETIMPPEMLANLSPDYVAPFVAAISHPDGPDASGKIFEVGAGFIAEVRWERSNGAIFKTDDSFTPSAVKAKWDEGKLEAAKKLPPNVQASPAVRFDGQTVIITGAGAGLGRAYALMYAKLGANVVVNDVNANAAGAVVDEIVKAGGKAAAAVCSVEDAEKIVQVALEKFGSVHVLIANAGILRDKSFQAMTEQEWDIVLAVHLRSVLKYSTAKAGITGLTRTLAIEGKKYNILANAIAPSAGTAMTSTIWPQDMVDAFKVDGDLLIDNESTTGDLFEILGGWAAQTRWQRSGGYGFPTNKPYTIEDVFAKWSNITNFDDGRATNPSSTQEAIQQLVENFGNKGDAVKAKL
- a CDS encoding G2/mitotic-specific cyclin cdc13, producing MATNNVRLPQRRTLAQRAKADENAMSRHVRQASAGGTQGPFRFTAGKSEALRSTATRQALSEVTTAAVNRKDAISKSGLGKEKEETGLKRGRSNSTTLAQRVPLGPGRGQVAPPVTNAVNARTLPVRTRVPAPPKRSSKVLTEQILEEEIEVREDLHSEMEVEEDIAHDYDEEELLVNEQEVEAMIGIDSEAEPDEEEDDKSLQPVEAKPPRVWPDVETERALRYQKEVQVIRSRFEDEIDVYDTTMVSEYSEEIFEYMCELEDEVMPNPNYMDGQNEISWGMRQTLVDWLLQVHLRYHMLPETLWIAVNIVDRFLTKRVVSLLKLQLVGVTAMFIAAKYEEILAPSVEEFVFMTENGYTKEEILKGERIMLQTLEFRISHYCSPYSWMRKISKADDYDIQTRTLSKFLTEVTLLDYRFLRVKPNLVAAVGMYCARKMLGGDWNEAFVFFSGYTEEQLIPGHNLLVEKLTEDNFNKQYVCKKYANKKFLKASVFAINWAKNHVETTNAAVPESMILTQ
- a CDS encoding Angiogenic factor with G patch and FHA domains 1 — its product is MEELEEGQIAHDHSANGYDPAFEWPGESETSREYDSTNLTTALRPGQPIFRLVVLRSSILSRKKKVAVIDSYPEVQLGRDVQPEGSSTPRIRLKEMQVSKIHATAYWDGARKEWNIVDMGSMHGTFLRPGTMSPDSEGIGTRLSQPRMASIPKRLRHSDQLKLGTTTFEVHIHDNQRPCGDCALTEDGEIPLFPVPKKASMKRTRDAAGIDSDTSAASPGFATMEKDPKKALTMLKRSLLTRHNDSQHASTSTAPITKSEYVDRAARRRLLHPASRPDSPGVASITTETTRKLQPALTGAEEQVPNSVTSQPPTPLPPENIGHRLLMQQGWAPGTSLGAPSDPEDGRIGLVEPLELKSSQNRSGLGMKSPPADTDTSISGLDWKEREKLKRFGAFGR